Proteins found in one Chondrinema litorale genomic segment:
- a CDS encoding replication initiation protein, producing the protein MKIKNKNVTQHNTLINSSFTLGIFEMRLFLFLLSKVTKEDTDFRLEKIPVELFRNESGNILYQDIMNAADKIVSRKIAIKSDEGFDYIPLLARCTYRKGEGYINIMFNQQIKSYLLQLKGNFTTSQLSELLKLKSYYSHRIYWLLKQYSTFGERHIELEALKHILGLENKYARYRDFKKYVLEKSKSELARTDMAFTFDEIRSGQKVIEINFHFQKSSSKNKLDGFPTVDEDLSEKEQRLVERLTELKLDKWQIERVLDKVGPDPETGIWKLINEIKMAKRDGIIEDLGGFTAKKLDKKYHLGFFKTDSFDLL; encoded by the coding sequence ATGAAGATTAAAAACAAAAACGTAACACAACATAATACACTCATCAATTCAAGCTTTACTTTAGGTATTTTTGAGATGAGACTTTTTTTGTTTCTACTTAGTAAAGTAACAAAGGAAGACACAGATTTTCGTCTTGAAAAAATTCCAGTTGAGCTATTTAGGAATGAGAGTGGGAATATCCTTTATCAGGATATAATGAATGCAGCAGATAAAATTGTAAGTAGAAAAATTGCTATAAAAAGTGATGAAGGGTTTGATTATATTCCGTTATTGGCTCGGTGTACCTATAGAAAAGGAGAGGGGTATATAAATATAATGTTTAACCAACAGATAAAAAGTTATTTACTTCAATTGAAAGGTAACTTTACAACCTCTCAGTTAAGTGAATTACTTAAATTAAAATCTTACTATAGCCATAGAATTTATTGGTTACTTAAACAGTATAGTACCTTTGGAGAAAGACATATTGAACTAGAAGCATTGAAGCATATTTTAGGTTTGGAAAATAAATATGCTAGATATCGTGATTTTAAAAAGTATGTACTAGAAAAATCTAAAAGTGAACTTGCGAGAACAGATATGGCATTTACATTTGATGAAATAAGATCAGGACAAAAGGTTATAGAGATTAATTTTCACTTTCAAAAATCTTCAAGTAAAAATAAGTTGGATGGTTTTCCTACTGTAGATGAAGATCTTTCGGAAAAAGAACAACGATTGGTAGAGAGATTAACAGAGTTAAAACTAGACAAGTGGCAAATAGAACGAGTACTTGACAAAGTTGGCCCAGATCCTGAAACAGGTATTTGGAAATTGATCAATGAAATCAAGATGGCCAAACGTGATGGTATAATAGAGGATTTAGGCGGATTTACTGCTAAGAAACTTGATAAAAAGTACCATCTCGGATTTTTTAAAACTGATAGTTTCGATTTGTTATAA
- a CDS encoding SDR family oxidoreductase, whose product MINTIGASSDFDFFELIQFELIKLKRTKNRMKKKVLITGASKGIGKAIAENLINDGKYDVYGTSRNPDNVKDKNDRLTLVKLDVTKIESIQACSDQIGNIDILINNAGQSQLGAAEDTSIVKYKELFDVNFFGVVGVTNIFLPSIRNNKGKIINIGSLIGTFNLPYYSSYTASKSALQGYSHSLRMELLKFGVQVTLIEPNDFATSIEPEVLCKESSVYTQTLNIIREKIRANMSKSESPDVIGKFIVKLLTKQKLKAYYPYGGNAKMLTILKRMLPHEIVHKLTMQSYNL is encoded by the coding sequence TTGATAAATACAATTGGAGCTTCATCAGACTTTGACTTTTTTGAGTTAATTCAATTTGAATTAATCAAACTGAAAAGAACTAAGAATCGCATGAAGAAAAAAGTACTTATTACAGGCGCATCAAAAGGAATAGGTAAAGCAATAGCAGAAAACTTGATAAATGATGGAAAATATGATGTATATGGCACTTCTAGGAACCCAGATAATGTAAAAGATAAAAACGATAGGCTTACACTCGTTAAACTTGATGTTACCAAGATAGAAAGTATTCAGGCTTGTTCAGATCAAATTGGAAATATTGATATTTTAATAAACAATGCTGGACAATCTCAACTAGGTGCTGCTGAAGATACTTCTATTGTGAAATATAAAGAATTGTTTGATGTCAATTTTTTTGGCGTTGTTGGAGTTACTAATATTTTCTTGCCTAGTATTAGAAATAATAAAGGTAAAATCATCAACATAGGATCTCTGATTGGAACTTTTAATTTGCCTTATTATTCATCATACACAGCATCTAAAAGTGCTTTACAGGGCTACTCTCATAGTTTAAGAATGGAATTATTAAAGTTTGGTGTTCAGGTAACTCTTATTGAACCAAATGACTTTGCTACTTCAATTGAACCTGAAGTATTATGCAAAGAAAGTTCTGTATATACTCAAACATTAAATATTATAAGGGAAAAGATTAGAGCGAATATGTCTAAATCTGAATCTCCAGATGTAATAGGAAAATTTATAGTAAAACTTCTGACAAAGCAAAAGCTGAAAGCATATTATCCATATGGAGGAAACGCTAAAATGCTAACCATCTTAAAACGTATGCTACCCCATGAAATCGTCCACAAATTAACAATGCAATCTTATAATTTATAA